A window of the Phycicoccus sp. M110.8 genome harbors these coding sequences:
- a CDS encoding SDR family NAD(P)-dependent oxidoreductase produces the protein MSRPLRVVITGASSGIGEAVAERFRRDGAELLLTGRRTQSPSGLGPRDQYIPADLGDESQARHILGEAVARFGEIDSLVLCHGLQRDAGLTEMAVEDAAEVIDANLLSVFTVVKHAIPHMSRERGSIVCVSSRLGMVGMAGQVLYSAAKGGLIMFARAAAIELAPQGIRVNVAAPGLTLTPAIRTSFARKDDPADYTAQRASTIPLRRLAEPSEIAEPIYFLASPASSYVTGVVLPIDGGYTAG, from the coding sequence ATGAGCAGGCCCCTGCGCGTGGTCATCACGGGCGCCTCCAGTGGCATCGGTGAGGCCGTGGCCGAACGGTTCCGCAGGGATGGCGCCGAGCTCCTGCTGACCGGGCGTCGAACACAGTCGCCATCCGGACTGGGACCCCGCGACCAGTACATCCCCGCTGATCTCGGTGATGAGTCCCAGGCCAGGCACATCCTGGGCGAAGCGGTCGCACGGTTCGGTGAGATCGACAGCCTTGTTCTCTGCCACGGGTTGCAGCGAGACGCCGGGCTGACCGAGATGGCGGTCGAGGACGCTGCTGAGGTCATCGACGCCAACCTCCTCAGCGTCTTCACGGTCGTGAAGCACGCGATACCGCACATGAGCCGCGAACGAGGGTCCATCGTCTGCGTGAGCTCTCGGCTGGGGATGGTGGGGATGGCCGGCCAGGTGCTCTACTCGGCCGCCAAGGGCGGCCTCATCATGTTCGCGAGGGCCGCCGCGATCGAGCTGGCCCCGCAGGGCATCCGCGTCAACGTCGCAGCTCCCGGCCTGACACTGACGCCGGCGATACGGACCAGCTTCGCGCGGAAGGACGACCCAGCGGATTACACCGCGCAGCGGGCCTCGACGATCCCACTGCGACGTCTTGCCGAGCCCAGCGAGATCGCCGAGCCCATCTACTTCCTCGCCTCGCCGGCTTCCTCGTACGTCACGGGCGTCGTCCTGCCCATCGATGGGGGCTACACGGCGGGTTGA
- a CDS encoding MBL fold metallo-hydrolase codes for MTAELTVLTAGYAGDRVASTVVLVREPGHTVVVDPGMVANRAMILDPLSSLGLDPTDVADVVFSHHHPDHTLNAALFTKARFHDFWAIYQDDTWVDRPADGFELSPSVRLMATPGHTAQDITTLVDTADGLVACTHLWWSQDGPVVDPLAEDQQALERSRAALLALEPVLIVPGHGAPFRPEQLAEG; via the coding sequence ATGACCGCAGAGCTGACCGTGCTGACGGCGGGCTACGCCGGCGACCGGGTCGCCAGCACCGTGGTGCTCGTCCGCGAGCCCGGCCACACCGTCGTCGTCGACCCCGGCATGGTCGCGAACCGCGCCATGATCCTCGACCCCCTGTCGTCCCTCGGCCTCGACCCCACGGACGTCGCCGACGTGGTCTTCAGCCACCACCACCCCGACCACACCCTCAACGCCGCCCTCTTCACGAAGGCCCGGTTCCACGACTTCTGGGCGATCTACCAGGACGACACCTGGGTCGACCGGCCGGCCGACGGGTTCGAGCTGTCGCCCTCGGTGCGCCTGATGGCCACCCCCGGGCACACCGCCCAGGACATCACCACGCTGGTCGACACCGCCGACGGCCTCGTCGCCTGCACCCACCTGTGGTGGTCGCAGGACGGCCCGGTCGTCGACCCGCTGGCGGAGGACCAGCAGGCGTTGGAGCGCTCACGCGCCGCCCTCCTGGCCCTCGAACCCGTGCTGATCGTGCCGGGCCACGGTGCCCCCTTCCGCCCCGAACAGCTCGCAGAGGGCTGA
- a CDS encoding ABC transporter permease: protein MSLVDNPASPALDGTHDVVPMGGGAMSRGWRQVGTWPWSLRVGLVGLGLVVVVLLLTPWIAPHDPAAQDLARRLQPPSARNWLGTDQLGRDVLSRIMWGGRFSVSIAAVTLVISAVLGTLLGIVCARVRGAFDEFVMRVSDVLLAFPEMIVAMFLVAILSPGYGTLVIALVVGGWTPFARLARGLALEISSRDFIEAAESLGFSRRFIVLRHVLPNASGPLLAHASLRFGHMLITVGALSFLGLGVQPPAADWGSMLAAGLPYMSRSAGPVVFPGLAIFLTALSVTLIGQGIDVRRRRQE, encoded by the coding sequence ATGTCGCTCGTTGACAACCCTGCCTCCCCGGCCCTGGACGGCACCCATGACGTGGTCCCCATGGGAGGCGGTGCGATGTCGAGGGGGTGGCGCCAGGTCGGCACCTGGCCATGGAGCCTGCGGGTCGGACTCGTCGGCCTGGGGCTCGTGGTCGTGGTCCTGCTGCTGACGCCGTGGATCGCTCCCCACGACCCCGCGGCCCAGGACCTGGCGCGTCGGTTGCAGCCGCCGAGTGCCCGGAACTGGCTCGGCACCGACCAGCTGGGCCGTGACGTGCTGAGCCGCATCATGTGGGGAGGGCGGTTCTCGGTCTCGATAGCCGCTGTCACGCTCGTCATCTCCGCCGTCCTCGGCACGCTTCTGGGAATCGTCTGCGCCCGGGTCAGGGGAGCGTTCGACGAGTTCGTGATGCGGGTGTCAGACGTCCTGCTCGCCTTCCCCGAGATGATCGTCGCCATGTTCCTGGTGGCGATCCTGAGCCCGGGCTACGGCACGCTGGTCATCGCGTTGGTCGTGGGGGGCTGGACACCCTTCGCCCGGCTCGCGCGCGGGCTTGCGCTCGAGATCAGCTCTCGCGACTTCATCGAGGCGGCCGAGAGCCTGGGCTTCTCCCGGCGGTTCATCGTGCTGCGGCACGTGCTGCCCAACGCCTCGGGTCCCTTGCTGGCGCACGCCTCGCTCAGGTTCGGGCACATGCTCATCACCGTGGGCGCCCTGTCCTTCCTCGGCCTGGGAGTGCAACCGCCGGCGGCGGACTGGGGATCCATGCTCGCAGCCGGGCTCCCCTACATGAGCCGATCGGCGGGACCGGTCGTCTTCCCGGGACTGGCCATCTTCCTGACGGCCCTCTCGGTGACCCTGATCGGCCAGGGGATCGACGTGCGACGACGGCGGCAGGAATGA
- a CDS encoding haloacid dehalogenase type II: MSDILTPRFITFDMLGTLTNFQLAPIVTSVLDGVVPPDDHSLLRDHFSSYREDEVLGEYKPYPQVIRDSWERTCKRWKIEFRQSDVDQMVDAIPTWGPHPDVVEPLQRLAKKYPLVILTNHSDHLVNGNVEKLGVEFYRVFTAEQAGAYKPRLRAFEYMLDELDADPADLLHVSAHIWYDVIPATAMGIKEIAYIDHGDEPLDYAGVRRTTLAGVADLVGA, encoded by the coding sequence ATGAGCGACATCCTCACCCCCAGGTTCATCACCTTCGACATGCTGGGCACGCTCACGAACTTCCAGCTCGCTCCGATCGTCACCTCCGTTCTCGACGGGGTCGTGCCGCCTGATGACCACTCCCTCCTTCGGGACCACTTCAGCAGCTACCGCGAGGACGAGGTGCTGGGCGAGTACAAGCCCTACCCCCAGGTCATCCGTGACTCCTGGGAGCGGACGTGCAAGCGGTGGAAGATCGAGTTCCGCCAGTCCGACGTCGACCAGATGGTCGACGCCATCCCGACCTGGGGGCCGCACCCGGACGTCGTGGAGCCGCTGCAGCGGCTTGCGAAGAAGTACCCCCTGGTGATCCTGACGAACCACTCCGACCACCTCGTCAACGGCAACGTCGAGAAGCTCGGCGTGGAGTTCTACCGGGTGTTCACAGCCGAGCAGGCGGGGGCCTACAAGCCACGCCTTCGTGCGTTCGAGTACATGCTCGACGAGCTGGACGCCGACCCGGCCGACCTGCTGCACGTGTCGGCGCACATCTGGTACGACGTCATCCCAGCCACCGCGATGGGGATCAAGGAGATCGCGTACATCGACCACGGTGACGAGCCCCTCGACTACGCCGGCGTCCGACGCACCACGCTCGCAGGCGTGGCGGACCTGGTCGGCGCCTAG
- a CDS encoding oligopeptide/dipeptide ABC transporter ATP-binding protein — protein sequence MSMVEAAPSTPTVQPTAEDIVVLRDVVKHFRVGRRHLLGKPDVVHSVDGVSLRVGQGEVLGLVGESGSGKSTLARVVLRLLRIDSGVVSVDGTDVTRGSGATVRELRTKAQLVFQDPHAAMDPRMTLGASLAAVLATHAIGTRADRRDRVVAALEEVGLDPTYVDRYPGECSGGQLQRVVIARALLTSPKLLVCDEPTSALDASVQAKVLNLLNRLRRDHHLSMIVISHDLRVVRFVSDRVAVMYLGQIVETAPREDLFEGALHPYTIALLSASVTAGDTVVAGEPPSPINPPSGCRFNTRCPLATDTCRTVMPELREVGDGHQVRCHRWEESRQLLVHEEEANA from the coding sequence ATGAGCATGGTGGAAGCGGCCCCGTCGACGCCGACCGTCCAGCCGACCGCGGAGGACATCGTCGTCCTGCGCGACGTCGTCAAGCACTTCCGCGTGGGTCGTCGTCACCTCCTGGGCAAGCCCGACGTCGTGCACTCCGTCGATGGCGTGTCCCTGCGGGTGGGGCAGGGCGAGGTGCTGGGACTGGTCGGCGAGTCGGGCTCGGGCAAGAGCACCTTGGCCCGGGTGGTCCTGCGCCTGCTGCGGATCGACTCGGGAGTGGTCTCGGTCGACGGCACCGACGTCACGAGGGGCTCCGGCGCGACGGTCAGGGAACTGCGAACCAAGGCCCAGCTGGTCTTCCAGGACCCGCATGCGGCCATGGACCCGCGGATGACGCTCGGGGCGAGCCTGGCGGCCGTCCTGGCCACCCACGCGATCGGGACGAGGGCGGATCGTCGTGACCGGGTCGTGGCAGCCCTGGAGGAGGTGGGCCTGGACCCGACCTATGTGGACAGGTATCCCGGCGAGTGCTCGGGTGGCCAGCTCCAGCGGGTCGTGATCGCAAGGGCGCTGCTCACCAGCCCCAAGCTGCTGGTCTGTGACGAGCCCACGTCGGCCCTGGACGCCTCCGTGCAGGCCAAGGTGCTGAACCTGCTCAACCGGCTGCGCCGAGACCACCACCTCTCGATGATCGTGATCTCGCACGACCTGCGCGTGGTCCGGTTCGTGAGTGACCGCGTTGCCGTCATGTACCTCGGCCAGATCGTGGAGACGGCGCCGCGGGAGGACCTGTTCGAAGGAGCCCTCCACCCGTACACGATCGCCCTCCTGTCGGCTTCCGTCACGGCCGGCGACACGGTCGTCGCCGGCGAGCCCCCGTCACCCATCAACCCCCCTTCCGGATGCCGGTTCAACACGCGGTGTCCCCTGGCGACCGACACGTGCCGCACGGTGATGCCGGAGCTCCGCGAGGTCGGGGACGGGCACCAGGTCAGGTGCCACCGATGGGAGGAGTCGCGACAGCTCCTGGTGCACGAAGAGGAGGCGAACGCATGA
- a CDS encoding alanine racemase, translating into MHQFPSVIASLGDRVSTPAPIVLIDVVEENINRMQAFAQTHGKQLRPHVKTHKSLEIGRLQLSAGACGLTAGTLSEAEIFAGAGCDSILLAYPVWPAGSKGERLQRLVQRTDLSVGIESREAVDALADAMGTLRSRLGVVVEVDCGARRSGVRPDAAGALAAYARSRGLHARGVFTYPGHGGTVGAREDAARDQAAALREAVDALTENGIEAEVVSAGSTPTAEFSIDPVISEIRPGEYVFNDYDNFRLGDCATQDVGLFLASTVVSDQGHEHVILDAGTKALAREGNPDRGYGQVPSYGGYLAKLNEYHGFLRLPPGGARPRVGERIAVVPHHVCPVVNSFDELLVTDSAGSLLDRWRVDAQGQLS; encoded by the coding sequence GTGCACCAGTTCCCATCGGTCATCGCGTCCCTCGGCGACCGCGTCAGCACGCCGGCTCCCATCGTCCTCATCGACGTCGTGGAGGAGAACATCAACAGGATGCAGGCCTTTGCGCAGACCCACGGCAAGCAGCTGCGCCCCCACGTCAAGACCCACAAGAGCCTCGAGATCGGGCGTCTGCAGCTGTCGGCAGGTGCCTGCGGGCTGACTGCCGGCACCCTCAGCGAGGCGGAGATCTTCGCCGGAGCCGGGTGCGACAGCATCTTGCTGGCGTACCCGGTGTGGCCGGCCGGGTCGAAGGGCGAACGGCTCCAGCGCCTGGTGCAACGCACGGACCTCAGCGTCGGCATCGAGAGCCGTGAGGCCGTCGACGCGCTCGCCGACGCGATGGGAACCCTTCGCAGCCGACTGGGAGTCGTCGTCGAGGTCGACTGTGGCGCCAGGCGTTCGGGTGTGCGCCCGGACGCGGCGGGCGCGCTCGCGGCATACGCGAGGTCACGCGGTCTCCACGCTCGGGGCGTGTTCACCTACCCGGGCCATGGCGGCACCGTGGGTGCGCGAGAGGACGCCGCACGCGACCAGGCTGCGGCGCTGCGTGAGGCCGTGGACGCTCTGACCGAGAACGGCATCGAGGCGGAGGTCGTGAGCGCGGGGTCGACGCCGACCGCGGAGTTCAGCATCGACCCGGTCATCTCCGAGATCCGGCCCGGGGAGTACGTCTTCAACGACTACGACAACTTCCGGCTCGGTGACTGCGCGACCCAGGATGTCGGTCTGTTCCTTGCCAGCACGGTCGTGAGCGACCAAGGTCATGAGCACGTGATCCTCGATGCGGGCACGAAGGCCCTCGCGCGTGAGGGCAATCCTGACCGGGGCTACGGCCAGGTCCCGAGCTACGGCGGCTACCTGGCGAAGCTCAACGAGTACCACGGCTTCCTGCGCCTGCCCCCGGGAGGCGCTAGGCCCCGGGTCGGGGAGCGGATCGCGGTCGTGCCCCACCACGTCTGCCCGGTCGTCAACAGCTTCGACGAGCTCCTGGTCACCGACAGCGCCGGCAGCCTCCTGGACCGTTGGCGAGTCGACGCCCAAGGCCAGCTCAGCTGA
- a CDS encoding GntR family transcriptional regulator: MSSRRQQGQPDVRKRTLSSVITSQVRRRILDGTYPPGMQLNEVDLATQFATSRGPLREGLQRLVQEGLLISEPHRGVFVPVLTEEDLKDVYFARAAIERAAMIRIVESGLKAADIAALEQALGQMAAGIRDEDWRAVAAADLRFHEVVVEAAGSPRLSRMYATLLGESRLGINLLLSTIEGRTDYVEEHQQIFQHLVAGDREALIKELEGHLQTGLNTLMTIAPGDGTGVVHAGDGHG, translated from the coding sequence GTGAGCAGCAGGCGGCAGCAGGGGCAACCGGACGTGCGGAAGCGGACGCTGTCGTCCGTCATCACCTCCCAGGTCCGACGGCGGATCCTTGACGGCACCTACCCGCCGGGGATGCAGCTCAACGAGGTCGACCTCGCCACGCAGTTCGCGACGAGCCGGGGACCGCTGCGCGAGGGCCTGCAACGCCTGGTCCAGGAGGGACTCCTGATCAGCGAGCCCCACCGTGGGGTGTTCGTGCCGGTCCTCACGGAGGAGGACCTCAAGGACGTCTACTTCGCACGGGCCGCCATCGAGCGCGCAGCCATGATCCGGATCGTCGAGTCCGGCCTCAAGGCGGCTGACATCGCAGCCCTCGAGCAGGCGCTAGGCCAGATGGCGGCGGGGATCAGGGACGAGGACTGGAGAGCCGTGGCAGCCGCGGACCTCCGGTTCCACGAGGTGGTCGTGGAGGCCGCAGGGTCACCGCGGCTCTCCCGCATGTATGCCACGTTGCTGGGGGAGTCCCGGCTCGGAATCAACCTGCTGTTGTCGACGATCGAGGGGCGGACGGACTACGTGGAGGAGCACCAGCAGATCTTCCAGCACCTCGTGGCCGGGGACAGGGAGGCGCTGATCAAGGAGCTCGAGGGCCACCTGCAGACCGGGCTGAACACGCTCATGACCATCGCCCCGGGTGACGGCACCGGGGTGGTTCACGCGGGAGACGGCCATGGGTGA
- a CDS encoding aldehyde dehydrogenase family protein → MSPVEEGTRTSSEVEVWQPLAGGFWEGRWQDGARWLSVHDPEDGAELGRVMDATEDEVRRAVDYLARNWQSTSWPLWQRRETLESAAHRLTHLVERFAHLIAAEGCKTLAQARSEVLRATDTLRVSARAAGELAGGTVPFDDTARGTGWLGWYTREPIGVVGAITPFNDPLNLVAHKLGPALIAGNPVVLKPAAPTPLSAYALVDLLLECGVPGSFLAVVSGADAGPALVADRRVEVISFTGGPRTADRIAAGGPARKLLMELGGNNALIACADADPGQVADAVVQGAFGVAGQNCLSVQRVFIAAELFDAVLDRVVAGAQALRVGSKRSEDTDVGPLISVEEATRVSSWVDEAVRAGATLHTGGVRTGAFLTPAVLTGVPEDARLRLEEVFGPVVSLEPFEDLTEAVASANAVETGLQAGVFTRDLDVALSVAADLRVGAVMINESSDFRVDAMPFGGFKRSGIGREGPELVVRELTEPKIVAVRRQPPPAVTADGRATS, encoded by the coding sequence ATGAGCCCGGTGGAGGAAGGCACGCGCACCTCGTCCGAGGTCGAGGTGTGGCAGCCACTTGCTGGTGGCTTCTGGGAGGGTCGCTGGCAGGACGGTGCCCGCTGGCTGAGCGTCCACGACCCGGAGGACGGTGCGGAGCTCGGGCGCGTCATGGACGCCACGGAGGACGAGGTTCGGCGTGCGGTGGATTACCTCGCTCGCAACTGGCAGTCCACCTCGTGGCCGCTGTGGCAGCGCCGAGAGACCTTGGAGAGTGCCGCGCACCGGCTGACGCACCTCGTCGAGCGCTTCGCCCATCTCATCGCCGCGGAGGGGTGTAAGACACTCGCCCAGGCGCGGAGCGAGGTCCTGCGGGCGACGGACACCCTGCGGGTCTCGGCGCGAGCGGCAGGCGAGCTGGCAGGCGGCACGGTGCCCTTCGACGACACAGCTCGCGGGACTGGGTGGCTCGGCTGGTACACCCGTGAACCCATCGGCGTGGTGGGGGCCATCACTCCCTTCAACGACCCGCTCAACCTCGTGGCCCACAAGCTCGGTCCGGCTCTGATCGCCGGGAACCCCGTGGTCCTCAAGCCCGCCGCCCCCACCCCGCTGTCGGCGTACGCGCTGGTCGACCTCCTCCTGGAGTGCGGGGTGCCGGGATCGTTCCTGGCGGTGGTGAGCGGCGCGGACGCCGGGCCGGCGCTCGTCGCCGACCGCCGGGTGGAGGTCATCTCCTTCACCGGGGGGCCGCGCACGGCCGACCGCATCGCGGCCGGCGGCCCGGCTCGAAAGCTGTTGATGGAGCTGGGCGGTAACAACGCCCTGATCGCATGTGCGGACGCAGACCCCGGCCAGGTGGCCGACGCGGTCGTCCAGGGTGCCTTCGGTGTCGCGGGGCAGAACTGCCTGTCGGTGCAGCGCGTCTTCATCGCGGCCGAGCTCTTCGATGCCGTGCTCGACCGAGTCGTGGCCGGGGCGCAGGCACTGAGGGTCGGGAGCAAACGGAGCGAGGACACGGATGTGGGTCCGCTCATCTCGGTGGAGGAGGCGACCCGGGTCAGCAGCTGGGTGGACGAGGCGGTCCGGGCCGGGGCGACACTGCACACCGGTGGCGTGCGCACCGGAGCCTTCCTGACGCCTGCCGTCCTGACCGGCGTGCCCGAGGACGCGAGGCTCCGCCTCGAGGAGGTCTTCGGACCGGTGGTGTCCCTGGAGCCGTTCGAGGACCTGACCGAGGCCGTGGCATCCGCCAACGCGGTCGAGACAGGTTTGCAGGCCGGTGTCTTCACCCGCGACCTCGACGTGGCCCTTTCCGTCGCCGCGGACCTGCGAGTAGGGGCGGTGATGATCAACGAGAGCTCCGACTTCCGCGTGGACGCCATGCCGTTCGGCGGTTTCAAGCGTTCGGGGATCGGACGGGAGGGGCCCGAGCTGGTCGTTCGCGAGCTGACCGAACCCAAGATCGTCGCGGTGCGCCGGCAACCGCCGCCCGCGGTCACGGCCGATGGTCGAGCGACGTCGTGA
- a CDS encoding adenylate kinase family protein — MRVVLLGAPGAGAATQAGLLSESLGLPAVGGDHVLRVHAAGTPLGARVRAALAAGMEPTDVDCVALVRERLSHRDTRRGWLLHGFPRTPEQAQHLERWCTDCGQTLDLAILLGVPHQEALRRLPADGDRLRRRVVGFDDTVGPLLSWFQARGLLAVVDGRGTPEQVTRRCLAELRRVAAARRVPA, encoded by the coding sequence GTGAGGGTCGTGCTCCTGGGAGCGCCGGGCGCGGGAGCAGCCACCCAGGCCGGCCTCCTGTCCGAGTCGCTGGGGCTGCCCGCTGTCGGTGGCGACCACGTCCTGCGCGTCCACGCGGCGGGCACACCCCTCGGAGCGCGAGTGCGGGCGGCACTCGCCGCGGGGATGGAACCCACGGACGTCGACTGCGTGGCCCTGGTCCGCGAGCGGCTGTCCCACCGTGACACCCGACGAGGCTGGTTGCTGCACGGGTTCCCCCGCACCCCTGAGCAGGCCCAGCACCTCGAGCGATGGTGCACGGACTGCGGGCAGACGCTCGACCTGGCCATCCTGCTGGGCGTACCGCACCAGGAGGCACTGCGCCGGCTCCCGGCCGATGGCGACCGGCTGAGGCGACGGGTCGTGGGCTTCGACGACACGGTCGGGCCGTTGCTGTCCTGGTTCCAGGCCCGGGGCCTCCTCGCCGTGGTGGACGGGCGCGGGACCCCCGAGCAGGTGACCCGGCGATGTCTCGCAGAGCTCAGACGCGTCGCTGCGGCCCGGAGGGTGCCGGCCTGA
- a CDS encoding ABC transporter ATP-binding protein, whose product MGDALTVEGLTVRLGRQDSAPVLDGVSLSTAPGEVLALVGESGSGKSMTALSIMRLLPPGARMSAETLRLGDVDVLNASERAMNEVRGGRISMLFQQPKRMLDPTSTVAAQVAEPLRRHAGLSRRQAHARVVELLADVGIAEPERRARSYAHQLSGGIAQRVMIAMALAGQPDVLIADEPTTALDVTVEVQILRLIKAKQAETGMSVLFVSHDLGVVSSIADRIAVMYAGRIVETGPAQEILKAPQHPYTKALIQCSLLEPQRDGDLFMIPGDANTARAVGDGCRFRPRCLVCTAEHIEVKCETQEPALADCGSVQHTARCWATAVTEKAG is encoded by the coding sequence ATGGGTGACGCGCTGACCGTCGAGGGGCTCACCGTCAGGCTGGGCCGACAGGACTCGGCCCCGGTCCTCGACGGCGTGTCGCTGTCCACGGCTCCGGGGGAGGTGCTGGCCCTGGTGGGGGAGTCGGGGTCCGGCAAGAGCATGACGGCCCTGTCGATCATGCGGCTGCTCCCTCCTGGGGCCCGCATGAGCGCCGAGACGTTGCGCCTCGGGGACGTGGATGTCCTCAACGCCAGCGAACGTGCCATGAACGAGGTCCGTGGCGGGCGCATCAGCATGCTGTTCCAGCAACCCAAGCGCATGCTCGATCCCACCTCGACCGTCGCGGCCCAGGTCGCCGAGCCCCTTCGTCGGCACGCCGGGCTGAGCCGGCGCCAGGCCCACGCGCGCGTCGTCGAGCTGCTGGCGGACGTGGGCATCGCCGAACCGGAGCGCCGGGCGCGCTCCTACGCCCACCAGCTCTCGGGCGGGATCGCGCAACGGGTGATGATCGCCATGGCGCTGGCCGGCCAGCCGGACGTCCTGATCGCCGACGAGCCGACAACAGCCCTCGACGTCACGGTTGAGGTGCAGATACTGAGGCTCATCAAGGCGAAGCAGGCCGAGACGGGGATGTCCGTCCTCTTCGTGTCCCACGACCTCGGCGTCGTCTCCTCGATCGCGGACCGGATCGCGGTCATGTATGCCGGGCGCATCGTCGAGACCGGGCCTGCGCAGGAGATCCTGAAGGCGCCGCAGCACCCGTACACCAAGGCCCTGATCCAGTGCTCCCTGTTGGAGCCGCAGCGAGACGGCGACCTCTTCATGATCCCCGGTGACGCGAACACGGCACGGGCGGTCGGTGACGGGTGTCGTTTCCGCCCACGGTGCCTGGTGTGCACGGCAGAGCACATCGAGGTCAAGTGCGAGACCCAGGAGCCGGCGCTGGCGGACTGTGGCTCGGTGCAGCACACGGCACGGTGCTGGGCCACGGCAGTGACGGAGAAGGCGGGATGA
- a CDS encoding M20 family metallopeptidase, whose protein sequence is MTSGEDAKKRLLPELTGLRHELHAIPELGLELPATQGLILDALSGLDLEVRTGTRCSSITAVLHGSGTTHGERPVTLLRADMDGLPIEERAEVDYRSRHRGRMHACGHDLHMAMLVGAAKTLCSRREEVKGDVIFAFQPGEEEGGGAEVMLSEGLLQVAGRRPDVAWALHVLSGTVPRGQVLSRQGPLMAASNQLHVTVRGMGGHGSAPHRAKDPVPVAAAMVGGLQTIMTRTVSAFAPAVLTVGRFNAGNAAYIIPESASFAATIRCFDSEVLDGLEHDVVRFCRGVADSHGLDADVRFERHYPVTVNAGGAVTVAEEVVGTVLGQRRWEWMPDPTMLAEDFSRILERVPGAMLLLGASTGGEAWQTSADNHSPYATFSDEVLADGAALHAALAVRSLSDMVSSRA, encoded by the coding sequence ATGACGAGTGGCGAAGACGCGAAGAAGCGCCTGCTGCCCGAGTTGACCGGGCTACGTCATGAGTTGCACGCCATCCCGGAGCTCGGGCTGGAGCTGCCGGCCACCCAGGGCCTGATCCTCGACGCCCTGTCAGGTCTCGATCTCGAGGTGCGGACTGGCACACGCTGCTCGTCGATCACCGCGGTGCTGCATGGTTCGGGGACGACCCACGGGGAACGCCCGGTCACGCTCTTGCGCGCGGACATGGACGGACTTCCCATCGAGGAGCGGGCCGAGGTCGACTACCGCAGCCGTCACCGGGGTCGCATGCACGCCTGCGGCCATGACCTGCACATGGCGATGCTCGTCGGTGCGGCGAAGACGCTCTGCTCGCGTCGAGAAGAGGTGAAGGGGGACGTCATCTTCGCGTTCCAGCCGGGCGAGGAGGAGGGCGGCGGCGCGGAGGTGATGCTCAGTGAGGGACTTCTTCAGGTGGCAGGTCGAAGGCCGGATGTCGCATGGGCCCTGCACGTCCTCAGTGGGACCGTGCCCCGCGGTCAGGTCCTTTCCCGCCAAGGGCCCTTGATGGCGGCGAGCAACCAGCTGCACGTGACCGTCCGCGGGATGGGTGGGCACGGGTCCGCGCCGCATCGCGCCAAGGACCCGGTGCCGGTGGCGGCCGCGATGGTCGGCGGCCTGCAGACCATCATGACGCGGACGGTGTCAGCCTTCGCCCCAGCCGTTCTCACCGTAGGGAGGTTCAACGCCGGCAACGCCGCCTACATCATCCCCGAGTCGGCGTCCTTCGCCGCCACGATCCGATGCTTCGACTCCGAGGTGCTTGACGGTCTTGAACACGACGTCGTGCGCTTTTGTCGTGGTGTCGCGGACTCTCACGGGCTGGACGCCGACGTCCGCTTCGAGCGGCACTACCCGGTGACCGTGAACGCCGGCGGCGCCGTCACCGTCGCCGAGGAGGTCGTCGGCACGGTTCTCGGGCAGCGTCGCTGGGAGTGGATGCCGGACCCGACGATGTTGGCCGAGGACTTCTCCAGGATCCTGGAGAGGGTCCCGGGCGCGATGCTCCTACTCGGCGCGTCCACAGGCGGCGAGGCGTGGCAGACCTCCGCTGACAACCACTCCCCCTACGCGACCTTCTCCGACGAGGTCCTCGCAGACGGAGCGGCGTTGCACGCGGCTCTCGCCGTGCGGTCCCTCTCCGACATGGTGTCGTCGCGAGCCTGA
- a CDS encoding RidA family protein has protein sequence MTDRTPEEALRELGITLPVVAEDPKYTSWRASAAGLIFVAGQLPYRDGVLPRTGAVGDDVDVETARDLMRTATVNALAVASQATGGIGRLRIVQMLALVASAPGFGGQSNVADAGSELLVEVLGERGRHARTAIGVAALPRTSPVEVQLVVEVAQ, from the coding sequence GTGACGGACAGAACGCCTGAAGAGGCACTGCGGGAGCTCGGCATCACACTCCCGGTGGTGGCCGAGGACCCCAAGTACACCAGCTGGCGCGCCTCCGCCGCCGGCCTCATCTTCGTCGCCGGACAGCTGCCCTACCGGGACGGGGTCCTGCCCCGGACAGGGGCCGTCGGAGACGATGTGGACGTGGAGACGGCCCGGGACCTGATGCGTACCGCGACGGTCAACGCCTTGGCCGTGGCGTCTCAGGCCACGGGAGGCATCGGACGACTCCGGATCGTGCAGATGCTCGCACTCGTCGCCAGCGCACCAGGGTTCGGCGGTCAGTCGAACGTCGCGGACGCAGGCAGCGAGCTGCTCGTCGAGGTCCTCGGTGAGCGCGGGCGGCATGCACGGACCGCGATCGGTGTCGCTGCCCTCCCGCGGACCAGCCCCGTGGAGGTCCAGCTGGTCGTCGAGGTCGCGCAGTGA